The genomic interval tggtcttggtcttggtcttggtcttggtcttggtcttggtcttggtcttggtcttggtcttggtcttgatttttatcatttttttttcgtcataatatcaatattttcaacagCAGACGTGTTTAATATCAAACATTCCACGAGAGCATTTACTacatattttgtatatttttcctCATTTTCATCATATAAAATAGTTTATGCATATTATTATCCACATCCAGCCAATTATTAACAAGTAATCACACAAATTAaccaatcaaattatttttcttttatttcattCGCaataattgaaagaaatttagttttcatccacatggcccCACCATTTATAAACTTTCTCATCCAACCAACGACGCCAACGCCTTCGGATCAATCCGATTCACCACATCCAACGGATCGTCACTGGTATTCACAGCTTGTTGCTTGAATCCGTTCTCGCCAGCCGAGTACTTGTAACTGTTAAACTCACCTTCGGGCGACCTATACCGATACCGTCCAATAACCGTCCAAATCATCTCGTCACTATCCGACTTCTTCTTGAAATATCCACGCTCGTAACGAAATTGATCATCACTGAGCAGGTATCTGGAAGGAAacaggagttaatattgtttttcagTTGATCTCAGTTGATGGTTGATTTTACAACAACAAGTATCGATCCCCGTTATTCCGATTGATCAGTTTGGTCACCTTCACTTCATCGTCGCTCGTTTTCTCCAGTGGCTGCCCCAAAGATGATGCTGCCAGGGTTATGCAACAAGCGAAGAGCAATCCAAGTCGCATCTTCACCAAGAACTCCTCGCTGGGCCAAAGTCCGTACAGAAGTAAACTGATGCCGATTACCGAGAGAGTTTTAAAGTCGGGACTTGGTTGTTGTTCGGATGCCAGAGACATTCTCATGTGCAGAAGTTACTCTCAGTTTGCGCGATTAAGCTGGTTCGTTAGGGGGCGATGCTCGATCATGCTAGGGAAGAACTTCTTCAGCTGACTGACGCCAACGGTGATTGATGATCCTCACGTGCTGTTGTAGTGTAATTGCCATAATAAAACATACCGTCAACTGACGCGAAGGACAACGCGATGCGGTTGATATCAAAGCATGGTTCGGTTAGTTGGACGCAGAAACCAGTTTGGTCGAGCCTTCAAGCGAGCCAAATTCGTTGTGACGTTTGGGGAAATCCTTAAATTTCTTACACTCAATGTATGTACAATGAAAAGGTTGTTAGGTTAGGTTTCTTATTTGCCGGTGAGCGGTTAGATTCACAATCTAAAAGTagttcaaatatcaaaattcaagaagtaaaacaatttttttttacagttctcAACATTCtagttagagggtgacgattctcgagattttgaatttcccgggaatcgagagttgaatttggccatttcccgggaattcccgggacccgggagttttttaactatgccaatagtgccaataatttaaaaaggaaAAGTCATAAATTTATGTCTTCAATggattcaattaaaattaattcataCTTATTAAAAGAAACGTTAATTTAGGTAGCCTGATTACTTCAAGGAACTATTTCAgccattagattttttttttcttaatctgcaaatacaagatcgttttttgagctttttgggacacaaaattgtagtttaaaatgtttacgagtcTTAATTCGCACACAGTGATGTTTCAAAAGTTGTTGCATgcacttgttattagatttttgtgaagtaaaaaatagcaaatatataatttcccagtatcgcaATGTGATACATAAcagttcaaaacaattttatgaTTCATTTCTTGTTTAAGGTCAActgaaaatattcattgaaaaatatttacaattatgaggaaaacccgaatgttcgGACCTTAACAAATATTGAGGCAATCTTTACAAATTGCCAgagttttttcttccaaaatatatTCTAATATTGAGGATTAtgtgaaacacaaaatgacttattgacatcaacAATGAAAtagctaggggaacagcatctaattccagcgtgcctctaatgttggcaggtcagaactttgacgtgcaattaaagctaattaaaagcgttttcaactgaaatcgagtgataaatagctcaataagaagtgagcaagtaagtttctaccataagttttgcaaaattagttgtttaaatagtgaaaatcagcaaattggatggagttaggagcgagagcttaacctgccaaagatacgagaatttcccctataaagaggatatgaaaattgaaaattttgaaaagggttttctctatatcagcgattctcaaccttcttctaggctggtaccccctgccatgtaaatcaagtaggcccggtatccccgttgagaatcgctgctctatATCAATTAATAATACAATTCAATTCAATgtattttattagtaaataatcaattaacaattccgtatttcttataacctaatagagttttcgAGTTcttttcaactatgatttgaactataattcattttgatgtaattggagaTTCTAACAGTcaatttggcaagagaagggaaaattaattaattataaaaaaatttaaaaaaaaacttcatatttcatttctgggatgtaactgctaagtatgctttcgaatttttcaaatgtttttctgattaatttataacattttgcttcgatttttataagtataaaatttcccgggactctcgaccaaatttcccgggaatcgagaggtccaaaaatggtcgatttcccgggatttttttcccgggaattcccgctcgtcacaaGACCAGTGCGTTGTTTTTTCCAACAACGGCAATCGTCCTGTCGAATTGATCAACTTTTGACCAGCAGCGCTCgacacaattgggtcctaaaattaagcctaaatttgtgatattattgttcacaacggtaaagcttattttttctgagtacaatgcctctttgaacgaccgcaaaggatttaaaatggatttttaattcaatttttaaaaattaacttcacggcccttcttgacacaAAAGgatctacttgacagctcgttccaaggggactatagttgattcatcgaaaaaatgttgtcttgtcaataattttttatttttttgcattaaaatggaaaaaaatgatcagaaatggtttttgatcatgtttttttttaccgttgtacattaaAATTGACATATGGCTTTAGTACCCTATTTTCACATAATAACTAGATTTcataattctcaaaaaattcaaaaggggATTGTCATCTATGCTCAATGCAGTGTATTAGCATTCCTGAAAAGTCATGATTTATAAcaataatgtatttttaaaatatttttaactattttgtatgagcaattctctgagatttcggtcattcgattttttctgtattttttaatccggctgaaacttttttggtgccttcggtatgcccaaagatgctattttgcatcattagtttgtccatataattttccatacaaatttggcagctgtccatacaaaaatgatatgtgaaaattcaaaaatctgtatcttttgaaggaattttttgatcgatttggtgtcttcggcaaagttgtaggtatggatatggacaacactgaaaaaaaatgatacacggtaaaaaaaatgtggtgattttaaattttactttttgtcactaaaacttgatttgcaaaaacacactattttaaattttttttattttttgatatgttttagaggacatcaaatgccaactttccagaatgggcaaaaaatctttgaccgagttatgatttttttaatcaatgcaacttttttcaaaaactcgaaatattggtcgcgaaattttttcaatttaattttttgatgtaaaattgaatttgcaatcaaaaagtactttagtgaaattttgataaaaggcaccgttttcaagttatagccatttttatgtaacttttttcaaaatagtcgcagttattgattttttaaaaatagtgcccatgtttgcccacttttgaaaaaaaatattattgaaaagctgaaaaaattctctatattttgctttttcggactttgttgatacggcccttagttgctgagatattgccatgcaaaggtttaaaaacaagaaaattgatgttttctaagtctcacccaaacaacccaccagtttctaatgtcgatatttcagcaaccaatggtccgatttacaatgttaaaatatgaaacattcgtgaaattttccgatcttttcgaaaaaagtattttcaaaaattttaaatcaagactagcatatcaaaaggacgtaatattgaatgtttggtctctttagaatgttagtcttgatttaaaatttttgaaaatatttttttcgaagagatcggaaaattttacgaatgtttcatattttaacattgtaaatcggaccattagttgctgagatatcgacattagaaaatggtgggttgtttgggtgacttagaaaacatcaattttcttgtttttaaacctttgcatggcaatatctcagcaactaagggtcgtatcaacaatgtccgaaaaagcaaaatatagagaattttctcagcttttcaaaaatatttttttcaaaagtgggcaaacatgggcactattttttaaaaatcaataactgcgactattttgaaaaaagttacataaaaatggctataacttgaaaacggtgccttttatcaaaatttcactaaagtactttttgattgcaaattcaattttacatcaaaaaatgaaattgaaaattttttgcgaccaatttttctatttttttgaaattaattgtattttttcaaaaaattataactcggtcaaagatttttgcccattctggaaatttctgaaaagttggcatttgatgtcctctaaaacatatcaaaaaataaaaataaaaatagttttttttttgcaaatcaagttttagtgacaaaaagttgaataaaaaatcaccaaaatttttttaccgtgtatcattttttttcagtgtagtccttatcaatacctacaactttgccgaagacatcaaatcgatcaaaaaattccttcaaaagatacagatttttgaattttcacatatcatttttgtatggacagctgccaaatttgtatggaaaattatatggacaaactaatgatgcaaaatggcttctttgggcataccgaaggcaccaaaaaagtttcagccggattaaaaattacaaaaattaaaattaaagaaaaaagaccgattccgtagagaactgctcgtaTGCAAACTATCACGAAGACTTTGGATTAGTATTATACTTCCctgtattatttttatatatatacttAACATActcggcatttttttttttttttttggacttgTCCAATTGATTATGCTTTTTACTTATCACCAACATCCTTAGAAGTATAAACGAAGCCACTCCATGATATAACAATCGTCAGAGTTATTCACCCCACCAACGATGCCAGCGCCTTTGGATCGATCCGATTCACCACGTCCAGCGGATCTTCCCTGTTGCTCACAACCTGTTGGTTGAATCCATCCTCGCCGGCCGAGTACTTGTAACTGAACAGCTCCCCCTCCGGTGAACGGAACCGATACCGTCCATGCACCGTCCAAACCATCTCGTCACTATCCGACTTCTTCTTGAAATAACCACGCTCGTACCGAAACTGATCGTCACTGAGGGAGTACCTTGAAGTAAGCGATCGTCAATTTTAGTTTCACTCGCACCTCAGCTGGGATTTGACATTACAGTAGCAAATAACGATCTCCCTTATTCCGATTGATTAACTTTTTAATCTTCACTTCAGCTCCATTCGATGTCTCCAACGGTAATCCAAAACTAGATAGTGCAAGAATTGTGCAGCAAAGCAAAATCAAACCAAGCCGCATCTTCACCAAGAACTCCTCTCTGGGCCAAGGACCGTGAAGGAGTGAGCTGCTGCCGGTTCCCGGGTCACACTTTTAACCTCGGAGTCGAGAACCGGCTTTTTGCTTGGAAGCCAGCCCCATCTGAAGAAGCTTGGAAAATCCACGAGCCATTATGCTAAATAGATCTGCTCGATTAAGCCGGTTCGTTAGGGTGCGATGTTCGACTCTTCCGAAGGTGTTGAACTCCTTGCGTCAAACTACGGCGCTTGACCCACACATCGTGATGGTGTTTTGTTAGGGAAATCCTAGTCCTCTAGCTACTGACGACAATGATTGATGATCTTCACGTGATGTTCTTATGTAATTGTCGCGGCAAAACAAACTGACGTAGGTCACGATGATGCACGTGATATCAAAATAAAAGCTTTTCTTCAATTTGGACAGTTGGATGCCAAACCGGTTAAGACAAGCCTTTCAGTTTGCCAAAATAAACGTGACGTCAAGAACGAGCTGCAGTGTTATTCAGATTGgagatttctaaaaataagaTAACTGAGTGATTTCAGTGCTTTCTAAAAGCAATAAAATGTTTGACTTGCCTATCAACTCTGGTGTCTCTAAACCaatcaaactatttttcaaatttctttttttatcaaCAGCCACTATCTTTCCGATGGAACGTTTGTCCGCCAAACGACCTACACCAAAATAGTGGACGGTGCAGAGATCGTAGTTCAGGAGGGTGAATACTCGTTCATCGGTATCGATAAGCTACGCCACAAAACCACCTACATCGCGGATGAAAATGGCTACCGGGCTCAAGCTTCCGGTAAgaatgtcatttttcaagcatAAAAACATAATCAATTACTAACATTCTTTCCCTTTCTCCCCTTGCAGTATCGAATATGACCGGTTTCATCGAGGACAACATTGATCCCAAAGTGCTGGGATCCTTGATAGGCTAGACTCCGCTTTTGGCCACCCCTCCAAGTGATGAGACTGCAGATTTAGGTTAAACCCATAATAAAgagataatttaatttattacacCTCAAAAGCGCTGCCCTCTTCACTGAACCGTAAACAACCGCACAATAAACGTTAAAAAACACAGGCGACGAACCCCTCCAGCGTCCCTAAGATCGAAACTGGACCACAACTCACACTCCCCTTGCTGGTGGACGACCGCCAAAGTTGGGTTTAGGTGTCAGGTTCAACATCTCATGAACTGACCCCTCAAGACCTCAACAGGATGCTGCACACGGTAATTGCCCGCTCTCATCACGTGTGTTTGATATTGTTAACCAGAGAGGTTAATTGACCTTTTCATCCCGACACGAgtgcagcagaaaaaaaaacattccgggATGCTGGTCCCTTCGGAGCTTCCTCGCTGATGACCAAGATCAAATCTGTAACAAGACTCTAACGAGCAACatttagccaaaaaaaaaatcaaactgactGGTCCGAACCGGTTCCACTTGGGTTGTCCATAGACAGAGGGGATTGATTCCGCTTTTCGTACCTTGATTTAGAGGGACAATAATGTGGTCATTCAAAGACTAGGGAGAAtacctgtttgtttttttgtcgaGTCCAGTTACAACTGTTGTTGATTCTGGACAATGCTTGGCAGCGGTGGACATCGAGAGCAGGTAATTTGAGCACAATTGGGAAAACCGCGAAAGGACCGTCCCTATCTGGTTGGATGGTCCATAAAAAACGTTTCTCATGAAGAATAAACCAGCCTGACTTTTTATCATGTTTATATACCGTTTAAATCAGAATGTGTTTTAAATTCAAAGTTaagcaacataaaaaattaaaagcgaaaaaaatacatttcaaaaacgtgCTGTAAAAATCtggttaatttatttaaaattacagtcccattaaattacgaaaaaactTTGAATTCCTTGAAACATAaactttacgtttttttttttttcaagaaacgaTATGATCTCGTTATCTTGAAAATATGCCAATTTGTGAATTGCAATTTTAaaggtaattttcaaaaaatattattgaacagTACGCTGTTTCAACCTATCATTAATAAATCACAGGTTGGGCAATATAAAGACTCTTCTTAACGCCAAAGATCAGTtaattgggaccatccataaaccacgtggacacttttttgtgcatctgttaaccccccccccctccctcccaccaccctttcgtggacaattgtccatacaaaaaaacttttttgtatggatcgtggacaatcgccaaactcccccccccccctaaagtgtccacgtggcttatggatggtcccattctgatttatacaattttttatgTCGGTCTCaaaaatttaaccctctactgctcaattttttttcgaaaacttgtatttttcccgtgttcagaaggtcattttgagcaactcttgttttatgtatttcttgttttatttttagtattataatttttatttatcttgttcagtttatttttgtttttggtagtactgtattcggcctattctaccacctcctatcattacattttgcctctcaattttttcatatgttcacaggtacttttttcaagtttttacttgttattcacattttccgctatagaatggcaccatcattgtttaaaatgtaaataaactagtaaaacttccaatccattaattttctaaaatttaaagagttcttctttccaatgcttttgaaagatcaaaactggcttgaaaaatggatttttggcgatttttcagatcgaagcccgtctaaaggcaggGTTAGGTTGTAGTGACTCACTAGTGGGCTCAATTAAAATAGGGTCTAAAACATTAATTCATATATCACAGGTTGGGCTATCAAAAGACCTCACCGACGAACCACGAACACCAAATATGTTGCAGTACTACATATCTCCataatatgcatttttttaaataatgcaatttttgtatccagatgtttgaatatttatcaaaatagGGTCCAAAATCTTTATTTTACCTATCATATCATAGATTCGGTTATTAAATGAACTTTGTTTTTCCCTATCTATGCCCTATctctagaaataaaataaaatggtgaaacttacaaattttttaaagccATATATCAGGAATTATTGTTAAAAATGAGGCCCGGACCCTAAATTTAtaatatcaaaagacctttctaatgagcaaTTGACGCCATGGATCTGGTTACCGTTTTTCAAGTAATATGGAAATTAATATGGACTAAccttagtgaggaaggcaaaataacatgaatacataacatttataaataatgaaatagGCAATCGCAtggatttttttgcatttttataaagctattttaatatttaaatttaaaaaataaactattgttttcgcttcgcttcgctaggagatggtgattttagcggattgcagactggattttcacCATGTGATATGATGATTGTCGGAGCCCAAGTGTCTAGGAATCGAtcattgggaatagaaccaattccacctgaacttGATTCTCATCACCATGGCAGTCGTCCATTGCCGGGATGTGGAAGACgcgaagtgttgatgctccactttttttcagagtattaagggaaaatctccacggtatcctcaagtaagtttcgcttggagttggacgttttttgggaaggtgaatggtctaaggagccaccctaggcgagtggtaacgaccgtttAGATTGTTAATTCTGGATTCTGCATGTGTTTCATtacttctcatctcttattggatgaattctatcagtcgcGCAGGCTATTTTTAGCGAGattatttttagattcaatttcaaatgAGCCTGCAATTTTGCATTCAATCTTGTTTAGTTCTGAAATTCACTTGCAttcaatttgaattatttgtccgattcttggattcaaGTATATCATTCCTCCTCAAGCTACGAATGCTCTACGGTAAAGTAGAAAGCATTTGACTTGCCAATCCAAAGGTCAGGGATCGATTTGAAATCGATGtgtaaatgtgatttttaatgcaagaatatgcattttaaattattttctgtATATTAGGCttctttttccattaaaattttgaagttaaaaaaatgtttttgccccctgatttttcggaccgattttgaaggaggtggaggcgacataaacattaaaaaatatttgcaacggtttaaaatttcaaaaaaaaatctcccttcaaaagttgtaaaataaaatcaagaacGCGTGCACGAAGCAAACATACAATCTTCGAGATTTAAAGATATCAAATATCAAAACTGATGTTATGAAGCaaaatgctttaatttttttgtaattgtaccTCAAAAATAGAATTGATAGTAtctgaggttttttttaaagatccaaataaccaaattttatttttttactttttgagtgctttttaatacccctgactcaaggcggtatCAATAACACccgaaaagcaaaaactggaaatttggtttattgggccttttaaaaaaactccagatattatcaatgtttcaaattgcgatCTATGATATCTCAATTTTTGTCTGTACTCCAATGGAATTTCCAGTCCCTTCTAATACCttacttcaaatatttgataaatatcCTAATAGCTTCCGCCAATCACGATCCCTGTAATATCGAGTCAGAGAATTTCCACAGAATCTACGgaatgtttgttttaatttaagttttgctTGCAATTCAACAAACATTCAAATAGTTAATATCACGcaattcaattgaaaactaataaagttttaataaaaagaCTTCTTGGATGAaacatttgttttaagttttaggAAGTTTATTTAAAAGACCGTTGAAATGAgatataaaataatacaaacatTACTCATCCATATTTTGTTCAACATTCCAGATTATTCGCTAACGATAAACGTTGATAGTATTCTCATCATTGACGTCAATTCTCTTCTGGTGGAAACTGAACATTTTTGCACCATTTTGCTTTGAAAACTAAAGTTcaccatttgaaaaaatattcaaaaacgtgaattgattgaaaaaaaattataacttgatgccaatgtatttaaaaaaaatgtttaagttatcctaattgaaaaaattataattgaataGTACAATTAATAGTATTTTACCCTAATCCCAGTCGATGTCACACTGTGCCAAAAAttaattcacaaataaaacaacaccAAAACCTGTGACGCAAATTCGTTCCAACGAACACAATTTCGGGAATCGCCCTATAAAACGGTCCGGCAGATGTTCCCACTGGACATTAGTCAACTCACATCGTTCAAAGCAAGACCTCTTCCGTTCATCGCGCAATCATGGACCTCCCGAAAACCATTCGCGTTATCGCACTTTTCACCATCTTCAGCACGTGCAGCGGCTTCCACCATTACTGGACCAACCCGGAGAAGATCACCGACTACCAGCAGTTTTCCAAGAATTTCACCGAAAATGGGTAAGCCTCATTGCTGTTTGTGCCTCGCATGCAATAATCTCATTTCGAGCACTTTGagcagcaaccaacttcaaatcCTCGAGCACACGATTACACCGTACGACGTGAGCCCGGAACAGCTAAAGCTCATCGGCCGGTACGTGTTCCTTGCACCGAAGGAGAACAACGTCTACCTCGTGGGATTCGAGCGAACCATAGACAGTGAGTAGAATCGAGTGATTGCTGTACTATGACGCTTTTTAGAGCTTTTTAGCTGGGGAAAGCATGAAAAGCTTGCCCTTAACTTGCACGCAACGTTGTGTTCAACATTGCATGCAATAAATttcatgcgttttttttttttgcagaatccGAGGAAGCTAGTAGAATCATCAACGAGCTCATCTCGAGCAACGTGATCACCAGCATCTACAAGGTTCGTCGCCAGGATCCGTCAAGTTTCCGGCTGGAGAAATTCGTCACCATTGGCTAGAGtgataaaaaaatgtacatCAAGAAATTGAAATCTGAGAATAAAACCGGGCAAACCCATCCCAAGATTATTGACCTTATCTCAAACGAGGAGTTGTGCATCTGAAGGCGAATTAAGACGTTTGGTGCCCGACGACGtgtttaatttattcaaattttgtacGCGAGCTGCGCGCGCTTTTTgcatttggatatttttttgttagggTGACGAGAGAAAAAGAAAGTTTCAGATTTTTgccttttcaatatttatttgtgATTCAAATTCGAAGTGATGTAACAACCTATTAAATGGtctaacaaatatttcaaagcaCTCTGTTCTGCATTAAAAACATCCTTTTCCTTGCTCGGTCACCCTAAAGTCCAAAAGAGGGTGGTGTCACTACGTTCTGCCCTAGCCCGAGGAAGACTTGCTTGGATCCGTCACGCGTTGACCTCTAACACGGCGTCGAAAGCCAGACAAATGTGACTGCAATTCATAACTGAAGAAATAAATCGGTTGCCATCAAGATgaagaattcatcaaattttc from Culex pipiens pallens isolate TS unplaced genomic scaffold, TS_CPP_V2 Cpp_Un0002, whole genome shotgun sequence carries:
- the LOC128093691 gene encoding uncharacterized protein LOC128093691; translated protein: MKVAILGFCCLVVGILEVFPKPVRENPQKVAVEIESVLDEKRGNGTVYAHYLSDGTFVRQTTYTKIVDGAEIVVQEGEYSFIGIDKLRHKTTYIADENGYRAQASVSNMTGFIEDNIDPKVLGSLIG
- the LOC120425878 gene encoding uncharacterized protein LOC120425878, translated to MRLGLLFACCITLAASSLGQPLEKTSDDEVKVTKLINRNNGDRYLLLYLLSDDQFRYERGYFKKKSDSDEMIWTVIGRYRYRSPEGEFNSYKYSAGENGFKQQAVNTSDDPLDVVNRIDPKALASLVG
- the LOC120425875 gene encoding uncharacterized protein LOC120425875, coding for MDLPKTIRVIALFTIFSTCSGFHHYWTNPEKITDYQQFSKNFTENGNQLQILEHTITPYDVSPEQLKLIGRYVFLAPKENNVYLVGFERTIDKSEEASRIINELISSNVITSIYKVRRQDPSSFRLEKFVTIG